TGGAATTCCGCCAGTTTACGATACCACTCAATTGCCTATATGCTTGCTATGCTATCATTATATTTTTTCTTCAAATATTTTATAACTCCACTGAAAGTCAACGGTTATGCTGTAATTACCCAAACCGGTATAAATATCCTACTCGTTTTATCTCACAGTATTTTTGTTTGGCTAATAGGATTTGAAATTTTTCTACTTGTACTAAAGGTATTAAAACGCCAATACATTTATCTTGTTCCTGTTTTTTTTAATTTAGTTATTTTTAGTGTAACCTTATTTTATTTAGCATACATACTTCGTGGAAATAAGTTTCTTGCTCTTCCGTTTCAGCCAACTTTACTGGAAATATTTGAAAAAATATTTGGGGTTCAGGATTTTGAAGTCCCTGTGTATGTATCCTGGGGCGTATTCTTGCAGCCGTTTTTTGCTCCACATCCTATTCCTTCCCTGCTGCAAAAAATCTGTGATGTTGCTCCTACAATAATTATCAAAACTGGGGGTCTAATTCTGGCGTTTGTTCTTTTTCTTTCGTTTATCTATACCTCATACCAGATAATTAAAAATTACCGCTCTTTCTCTGAAAGTTTTATTGCTATTTTCATGCTTGCTTTTATTCCCCCTTTGGTTTTTGCTTGTTATTCTTTCCTTGCCAATACAGATTTGCTATTAGTTCGTTATGTTCTCCCGTGTTATATTGCAAAATTTTGTTTTCTGTTTGTTATTTTGAGTAAATGGGAGCCTAAAAATAGTTTTTATAAAAAAATCATTATCAGTCTTATTATAATCTGGGCTTTACATCAATACTCTCTATTCCGCGTCAACAAAATTTACACCGATTGGGAAGGCTGTGTTCAGTATGTAAATTCTAATTTGACGGAGAATGATGTTATAATTTGTAATACCGATATAGATACCGCTATTTTCAAATATAACTGGAAATCAAAAATCCAGAAACCATTCCCTCTCATTTTCACCTCCGATTCTTTAGATACAACCATAGATTTCATAACTTTTTTGGTCAAAAATCTTTCTCCTTCTCATAAGGTTTGTCTTATCTATAACACCAAATGGGATTATCAATTTGAATCTTCGATAAATGAACTATGGAATAGGTATGGTCTCCGCTATACTTTTTGTGGATTTCCTTCCTGGGAAGGGCTATTATGTTATGTATTTTCCATTGATGAAAACTTAAAGGCAGAGAATAAAAATACGGTTAAATTAGGAGAAGGTTTTAAACCATCATCTGACAATTGGCTCATATCTTTAATAAAGTCCAACCTCAACAGAGAGTTTGATGAACAAGAAAAAATGATATTGTCGCGATATGCAAATTTTGGGGAGGAAACAGGTCTAACTACTCCTATCCACTTAGCTTTAGACCTCTTGAGTGTGGGTAAAAAAGAATGGGCAAGGATAATCACAAAACAGTTCCAGAATGTCAATGCCTTTATAGCCTTTTCTTATGCTCTTTCAGAACAGGAGAATAAATTGAAAGCAGATGAGATTTTCCAACACATAAGAGCACAAAATCCATACTTTGCCCGTGTTTTTTCACCGATATGGAAGGCACTCAAAGATATGGATTATCGTTCCCTTAAAGAAGTTTCAATACGATTAATCAATGATGGATATTTCCCTGCATATTTGTTCTATCATTTTGCGACACATAAAGTTGATAATACCCCATGCATCCTTCCTTTGGGGATATATCCCTTCACAATGGATAGCGAAGATAAACTTAGAAATATTCTATTAAAAGAACCCAATATCTCGAATAACAAAATCATTGAAGACCGCTATGAAGAGATTATACAACTACGCAATATATGCACTAAATCTTAATGGTATGAAAAACAAGTTTTTTAGTCTCAATCACCGAACAGAAAAAACTTTTTACTATCTTTTAATTTCCTTAATCACACTCATTTTAATATTACTTCTAAAACAAAAACCCTCGATTTGGTTTGATGAATATTTTTGGGGAATATCCTATCAAGATGCCCCCAATTTGACTACATTCCTCCAACTTGTAGGGACACAAGGACCCGAAGTGGCACCTTTATATTTGAGTATAATGTATACCGCTATTAAACTTCTTAATCTATCCCCAGAAGTTTTTAGATATTTCTCCATTATTGCAAGTATTGCAACTATTCTTTTTACTTATAAACTATTTAAAATCTTCTTTCCTCCCTTTATTAGTTTCATAATATCTCTAATTCCTGCAATTATCCCTACCTTTCTTTGGTATAGTATGTTATTAAGACCTCATGCACTGGCTTTTTCCTTTTCAATGTGCTCTTTATATTTTTTCTTTTCCATCCTAAAAAATAAAACCGATACATCTCAATCCAAATATTTTTTACTATTAACTCTTGTAAACGGATTGCTCTTACTCACCTATTATATATATGTATGGTTAGTTTTTTTTGAAATGTCTATTCTTTTCGTCTCTTTTTTTATTGAAAAATCTAAAAAAATATTCTGGGTGCTTCCTATCCACCTTTTATATGTAATTGCCATACTTCTATATCTGACCTTTTTTTCAACGCCGAGCAATATTGCTTACTCAATCCATGTTAGTCTTGAATCCCTTCTAAATTATATCTTTGGGGTTCAGGATAGAGAAGTTCCTTACTTTGTCTCCATATCACCGTGGATTTATGCTATTTTCGGAACGAATAAAATATCTTTTTCTATTGCGAAATTATGTGATACAGGTATTCCATTCTTATTAAAAGCAAGTAATCTTGCATTCATAATTATTCTACTCTTTTTCTTCTTTAAAAATTTCTTGTTCGTTTTAAAAAATAATTCTTTCCGTTTCGAGATTCCCAATATTGCCCTCTTGTGTATTGCATTTATAGTCCCCTTCTGCTTTGTTGTTTTCACTCTGATTACAAAGATTCCATTGATGATGATTCGCTTTTTACTTCCCTCACTGATTATTCGATGGGGATTATTANNNNNNNNNNTTATTATCTAAAATAATTTTTAATTGGAAACCTCATCGGTCGTTTTTTAAGGTAGTAGGAGTTTCATTCTTTATCATTTTTATTCTTCTACAATATCTGATGTATCAACAAAGCAAACCTTATACTCCCTGGGACGAATGCACAAATGCTTTGGCACAAGAGATAAGTGAAAAAGATGTAGTTATTTTGGGACCGGGAGATATTGCACCGATATTTTATTACCATTGGTGTTCAAGGTTAAAACATTCTGTGCCTATTGTGGCTGTTTCTGGTTCTTTATATTTAACTACTGACTTACTTATCTATCTTATAAAACACCTTCCGCCAGAAAGAAATATATGGGTCTTATTTAGAACCGAATTTGGGACAATGCCCCCTTTATTAAGAAAGGAATGGGAAAAACATCATCTTGTATATCACACAGTAAAAGAATTTCCTTCTTTTGAGGGTTTAATTTACTTTGGATTTTCAATTAAAGAAAACCTTGAGAATAAGACCACTCTGGATAATCCCAACACGAATTCATTACTTCCAGAAACAACGAAAGAACTTGCCCCGCACTTGAAGTCATGTCTGGAAACTAACCCTAACCCGTTAGACTTACCCATATTGTCCCGATATGATAATCCATTGGAAACACCAGAAAGAGGAACTTATATTCAATACACAATGGATTGGCTTTCCATAAATAGATACTGCTGGGCTCAAACCGTGTTAGAACCTATCTCAAATATCTCGCCCTGGGTTGAGTTTAGTTATGCACTATCTTGTTTAGATACCGACCCCATTAAAGCAGAGAAGATATTCCATAGAACTAAAAAAAGTAGTATTTTTTTCTACAATACAATGCATCCTATCTGGAATGCTATAAAAGTAAAAGACTACGGTACATTAGATAAGGAAACAAAAAAATTAATGGATTATGGATTGTGGATAGCACATTATTTTAATCACTTTGCAAAACATAAATTAGCAGGGTCTTCATGTATTTTACCGATGGGTAGTTTTCCCTACGACTGGGATGTAGAAATCGAACTTCAGAAAATTATTTTGAGAGAACCTCAACCAACAAACAATGATTTTATAGAAACAAGATACCAACAAATAATAGATATTATGAATTTCCAGATAGAACCCTAAAAATAAGTGTATTCTTCATCTACAAAAATTACAAAGAGTGCCATTTTAAAAAATAAGAAGCAAAAATATAAAAAATGGAAAGAATTGAGGAATCCTTACACCTTATAAGAAGATTGGGCTGATTTGTTTTTATCTTGATAAAAATTTTATAATAATACACCTCAAAAAAAGATTTAACTTTACACCTCTATCTTTTCCGCGGCTGTAAAAGAGAGCGTGTGTCTCGTTTTGTGTGAAGAAAAATTAAATTAAAGTAAGGAACAAACATAACCTATGGCAAGATACTTAGGTCCGAAACACAAGTTATGTCGGCGTTTGGGTTCCTGTATATGGGGAAGCCCAAAATGTCCGTCTAAAAAGCGTCCATTTAGACCGGGACAACATGGAAGAGACCCGAAAGGGAAGTTGTCCGTTTATGCTCGGCAATTGCTGGCGAAACAAAAAATTCGCATGCACTACGGTTTAATGGAACGGCAAATGTGGAAAACATTCCAGGAAGCTAAGCGTATTACAGGTGATACAGGTGTAAATCTGATGAGACTTCTGGAATGCAGGCTTGATACGGTAGTTTACCGTTTAGGCTTTGCACCGACTATTTCTTCAGCACGGCAACTCGTAACTCATTGTCATTTCCTGGTAGATGGTAAGAAAGTAAATATCCCATCTTTTACCGTAAAACCAGGAATGAAGATTACAGTGCGTGAGAAGAGCAGAAATATTCCGATGATAGCCGAAGGAGCAGAAAATCCTTATCAGGAAATCCCTCCTCATCTTTCTCGGGAAGCGAAATCCTTTGAAGGGCATGTCGTTTCCGTTCCGGCAGAAGAAAATCTTCCTTTCCTTGAAGATACTCCGGGCGTCATCGGGTTCTATTCGAGATAGTTTTTTCTGTATAATTGAATAATGCAAACGGGTCGAGTTTGGTTTCGACCCGTTTTTTTGTGAAAATTGAATACTTATGTAAAGGGTATTATAAATGAGTATAGAAATCATTGTGGGAGCAAATTGGGGCGACGAGGGAAAAGGTCGCATGGTGGATTATTTTGCCCAAGACGCTGATTTTGTTATCCGTTATCAAGGAGGAAATAATGCAGGGCATACTGTTATTAATGAATTTGGGGAATTTAAATTACATCTCATACCCTCTGGTGTTTTTAGTAAAAAGACCATTAATATATTAGGACCGGGCATGGTTCTTGACCTCCAAAGTCTGGTAGAGGAAATTGAGAGTTTTAAGAAACATGGAATAGACCCCAAAATATATATTTCGGAGCGTGCTGTTATATGTTTTCCCTACCATCGTTATGAAGATATATGGGAAGAAGAACGATTGGGTAAAAACGCGTATGGCTCTACACGAAGAGGTATTGCCCCTGTGTATGGAGACCGAACGATAAAAAAGGCTATTTTAATGGGCGACCTTTTTTATCCTGAATATTTAGAAAAGCGATTACGGCAAATTGTAGATTGGAAGTTGCAAATAGCCCAAGGCGTTTATGGGAAAGATAATCCTTTCACCTTTGAAGACATTTGGGAATGGACACAGAAATGGAGCAAGCCCTTATTACCTTATATAAAAAACACAAATGAAATATTAGAACAAGCTGTTAAGAAAGGCAAAAAGATACTTTTTGAAGCACAGTTAGGGACACTGAGAGACCTGTATTTTGGAATTTATCCTTATACAACTTCTTCCTGCACATTATCCACTTTTGCTCCTATTGGTAGTGGTCTCTTTGGCTATCCACCGGATAGGGTCATTGCTGTTGTAAAGGCTTTTTCAACCTGCGTCGGGGAAGGTCCTTTTGTAACCCTGATGGAGAAAGAAGAGGCAGACCAGTTACGCGAAATTGCTAAGGAATATGGAGCAGCAACAGGAAGACCGCGAACCATCGGTCATTTTGACGCGGTAGCAACAAAATATGGTGTAAAAGTACAGGGCGCTACCGAAATAGCCCTGACCAAATTAGACAGTCTCACAGGTAAAAAAATATTAAAGATTTGCACTCATTACAAGTTTGAAAATAAGATGTTTGATGATTTTCCAATCAATCCTATACTTGAAAAATCAGAGCCTGTTTATATTGAACTTCCGGGCTGGGATGAAGATATTTCTAAGGTGCGTCGGTTTGAAGACCTTCCCCAAAACGCCCAAAATTATGTATTAGAAATAGAAAAACGGGTTTCATGTCCCATTAAATATATTTCTGTAGGACCTGAACGCGAAGCCTTAATTGTGCGTTAATTCTATAAGAATAAATATCAAAATAAATCCCAATAGAATATTAGAAAGTTACTAATAAAAGCCTATTTTTGTATTTTGTATATCCGATTATCTTAAAAGATGGGATATAATAATATTCATTTGATATGAGTGTATCATTATTAAGATTTAAAGTTATAAGCCAGATTATTGAGCAGATAGAGAAATCTTCATGGGTGCAAATTGCAGGACCATGGGGTGTAGGGAAAAGTGTTATCCCATATCTTATTCATTCCGAACTTAACAAACCTCTTTTAGTTATTGCTTCGGATAATCATGGTGCGGAAGAAATATATGAAGATTTCATAACATTTACTTCAGAAGAAGATTGTGCCTTCTTTCCTCCCTGGGAAACATTGCCCACAGATTTTATTGACCCGGCAGAGGATATTGTTTCTGAACGCCTTCATTTGTTAACCCGAATTATCTCCGGAAAACAAGTACCGAAAATTATCGTCACATCTATCCGCTCGTTATTACAAGTAGTTCCAACACGAGAAGCACTAGAAAAACAAAGGTTACAATTAAATAAAGAACAAGAATACAATCTTGAAGACTTAACTACCTTACTTATTAATTCGGGTTACCAACGCGAAGCGAGTGTGTCTCAACATGGTGAATTTAGTCGGAGAGGGGGAATATTAGATATATTTCCGTATGCTCGAGAATTGCCCGTTCGCCTGGAATTTTTTGGTGATATTATTGAATCTATACGGGAGTTTGACCCGGAAACGCAAAAAAGTATTGCCCCTCTGGAATATGTAGATGTTATCTTAAAAACAGAAAAAGACCTGATTATTAAAAATAGTTCTTTGCAGCAAAAAAATTACCTGTTGGATTATTTATCGAGGGATACTCTAATTATTTGGGAAGAACCATTAAATATATTTAAAGAGAGTCGTAAAATTGAATCTGAATTTGGAGAGAATTTATACACCTTTACACAAGATGAAATTGCAGGCAAGTTTCGTGAATTAAAAAATATAGAAATAGCGTCTTTATCCTTACCCGAACGGTCTGCACCCCGTATTATTATCCCCATGGATTCCCTTCAAATCTGGACAAAAAATTTGAATGAATTCTGGGAGCAATTAAAGCAATGGGACATTGAACAATATCATGTGCGAATTCTTTGTAATACGCACTCAGAGCAATTACGCATGCATGAATTAATCTCAAAACAGGGGTATCGTCTTGATAAAGATTCTTTTGACCTGAAAATCGAAATGGGTAGAATTCGTCCCGGTTGTATTTATTCCGATGAAAAGTTTGTCTTATTAAGTGAAAAGGAACTATTTGGAAGGAAATTTGTTCGACGGAGAGGGCGATTTTTCCGTAAAGGAAGTCGTATCTATTCGTTAAGTGATTTAAAACCGGGGGACTATGTTGTTCATGAAATTCATGGAATAGGCAAATTCACGGGGCTTTATCGTTTAGAAAACAAATCCAGCGATTACCTTGCCGTTGTATATCGTGATGGAGATATGTTGTATATCCCTGTTACGCAATTAGACCAGATACGGAAATACATAGCCGGGGAAGATGTAACTCCTAACCTTGATAAAATAGGAGGAAAAACATGGAGCAAGACGAAAGATAAGGTACGGGAGTCTGTCAAACAATTTGCAGAGGAATTACTTAAATTATATGCCAAACGACATCATTGTAAGGGTTTCGCTTTTTCGCCAGATACGCCCTGGCAAAGGCAGATGGAAGAAGCCTTTGATTATGATGAGACACCTGACCAATATCAGGCCATTGAGGAAACCAAACGGGATATGGAAACTCCTCAACCTATGGACCGTTTGATTTGCGGAGATGTTGGCTTTGGGAAAACTGAGGTTGCAATAAGAGCAAGTTTCAAGGCAGTAATGGACGGTAAACAAGTTGCAGTTCTGGCTCCAACAACAGTACTCGTTCATCAGCATTGGCATACTTTTCAGGAACGCATGGCAGGATTCCCTATCCGTATTGAATCATTAAGCCGATTACGTACGACAAAAGAAATAAAGCAGGTTCTGGAAGGATTAATTACAGGGGAAGTGGATATCGTTATTGGCACACATCGTTTACTTTCAAAAGATGTCCAATTTAAAGATTTGGGTTTGCTTATAATTGACGAGGAACAGCGTTTTGGTGTAAGACATAAGGAACAGTTAAAAAAACTTCGGGAACATGTAGATACACTTACTTTAACAGCGACACCGATACCACGAACACTACAGTTTTGTTTATCAGGCATTCGCGATATGAGTGTTATTAACACGGCACCCAATGACCGACTACCCATTCACACCTGCATCGCTAATTATTCTCCGGAAATTATAAAAGAAGCCATTGAACGGGAATTGCGACGGGAAGGACAGGTTTATTATCTCCATAATCGTGTGCAAACTATTGAATATACGGCCATGAAAATACAACAATTAGTTCCGAATGCGCGAATAGGTATTGGGCATGGGCAGATGTCAAAAAATGAATTAGAAAAGGTAATGACTGCTTTTATTAATCGGGAAATTGATGTGTTGGTATGCACCACCATCATTGCCTCCGGGATAGATATTCCAAATGTAAACACAATTATTGTAGACCGTGCAGACCGATTTGGTTTAAGTGAACTTTATCAAATACGAGGTAGGGTTGGAAGATATAAACATCGTGCCTTTGCATACTTATTAATCCCTTCCGATAGGGCTCTTACTAAAGATGCTCAGGAACGACTAAAAGCCATTCAGGATTTTTCTACATTAGGTTCGGGTTTGCAGGTTGCATTAAAAGATTTAGAAATACGGGGCGCAGGCGATTTATTGGGACCGGAACAAAGCGGTCATATAAACGCTGTCGGTTTTGATACCTATCGTGAATTGATTGAGGAAGCCATTGCAGAAATGAAAGGGCAACCTCTTATTCGTAAAAAATTACCTCCGTTTGAAACTACTATTCAGGCGCGTATTTTGGATGACTATATCTCCAATTCCCTTGAAAAGATGCAATGGTATCAACGAATTTCCACGGCACAAACACCCGAAGAATGTGAAGACTTGATAGAGGAACTCAAAGATAGATACGGACCGATACCCATGCCCGTTGAAAATTTAGTCAAAATTATGAAATCACGCGTATTGGCTGTAGATTTGGGAGTGAAAAAATTAGTCTTAAATAAAAACTTTTTATATATTCAGTTTGATACCTATCATCCTGTTTCTACTTTACGAAAAAAATACGCATTTGAAATTTTTGGAAAAGAGATAGAAATGGGATTAGAAGAATATCCTTATTTAGAATGTTCCATTGATGATACCCCAGAAAAATATTTAAACCTTTTAATAACCTATTTAGAAAAACTTCATGATGAAGGTGTGTAAACATAGATGAATAGAACCATGAGAAATGGGAATGAAGAAAATGCCATAAATAATATAGAAATTAGTCGTAAATAAGAAACACAGGGAAAGATTTTTTATCTTTCCCTGTGTTCTTTCCAATAACTTAATACATAAAGAGCATATCTCAAAGGATATTTAGATATGTATCTTAAATGTCAAAATACAACATAAATTCATAGGGATGGGGTCTTAAATTAACGGCTTCAACTTCACGAACACGCTTGTATTCTATCCATGTTTTCAAGACATCTTCAGTAAATACATCTCCTTTGGTAAGGAATTCATGGTCTTTAGATAACGCATTCAGGGCTTCGGCAAGACTTCCGGGAACTTGCGGGATAAGTGCTTTTTCTTCAGGAGGAAGGTCATACAAGTCTTTATCCATAGGCTCACCGGGGTCAATTTTATTCTGAATACCATCCAGACCTGCCATTAAAAGAGCCGCAAATGCCATGTAGGGGTTGCAGGATGGGTCGGGCACACGAAATTCAATCCGCTTCGCTTTGGGACTGGGCGAATACATAGGAATACGACAGCAAGCACTCCGATTACGAGCAGAGTAAGCAATATTTACAGGTGCTTCATATCCAGGAACTAATCGTTTGTAACTATTCGTTGTCGGATTTGTAATAGCGACAAGTGCATGGGCATGTTTTAACAGACCGCCAATAAACCAGATTGCCTCTTGACTTAATCCAGCGTATTTATTTCCTGCAAAAATAGGTTTTCCGCCTTTCCATAATGAAATATGACAATGCATACCGGAGCCATTATCACTAAATAAAGGTTTTGGCATGAAGGTTACAGTCTTACCATTTTTCTTAGCCACATTTTTAATAATGTATTTATAAAGAGTTAATTGGTCTGCCATCTGTGTCAGGGGAGCATAACGCATATCAATTTTAGCCTGGCCACCTGTAGCAACTTCATGATGATGACATTCCACATTAATCCCACAATCTAACATTAATTTAACCATCTCACTGCGGATATTATATGTTTCATCTGAAGGCGGTATCGGGAAATACCCTTCTTTATAACGAAGTTTATAACCTAAATTTGGTTTTTCATCCCTACCACTATTCCATATACCCTCATTACTATCAATAAAATAATATCCACTATTGGGTGTCTGGTCAAAACGAATATCATCGAAAATAAAGAATTCTGCCTCAGGTCCTATATAGCATGTATCTGCAAGACCTGTGGATAGCAGGTAATTTTCTGCTTTTTGGGCAATATTTCGTGGGTCACGGGTATAACGCTCTTTTGTAATGGGGTCTAAAATATTGCAATATAACACTAATGTAGGAATATTTGAAAATGGGTCAACAAATGCTGTGCGTGGGTCGGGTAATACAAGCATATCGCTTTCATGGATACTTTGCCAGCCCCGAATACTTGAACCATCAAATCCTATCCCGGATTCAAACACTTCCTCATTTATTTCGGATACAGGGAAAGTAAAATGTTGTTGCAATCCAGGAAAGTCCATGAAACGAAGGTCAACAAAGACTATATTTTTTTCTTTAATCATTTTTAATACATCTTTGGGGGTTAAATCTTTATACATAATTTTTCTCCTTAGTATTGTTTTTTTATTGTTAAGAGACGACTATATCTCCTGTTTCGCCTGTTCTTATTCTAATGGCTTCCTCTACCGGCATAATAAAAATTTTCCCATCTCCGATACGACCTGTGGAAGCCGATTTTAATATCGCTTTTACTACTGTTTCTACCATTTCATCTACAACCACCACCTCAATCTTAATTTTAGGAAGGAATTCTACAACATATTCTGCACCACGATATAATTCTTTATGACCATGTTGTCTGCCAAAACCTTTGACTTCGGACACAGTCAAACCTTTGCACCCAATTTCTGCAAGTGCTTCTTTTACTTCTTCTAACTTAAATGGTTTGATGATTGCTTCGATTTTTTTCATCTATCAATACCTCATTTTATTAAATCTATAGTTCAGGTAAAATATGAACCCTATTATAACAAATTAAAATCTTTTATTTATTGTTTCTTATAAAGCAATATAAATGCCAAGGTTCGTTAAATACGCCATTTTTACAAAAAATACCAACAAATATGCGTTTTTTACTTCTATTTATAGAGTTAGAAACAAATTTTAGAATAAACAATATACATAAATGTATTATCTATAATTCTTAAAATACATAAATGTAAGATTTTTTTGTGAAGGATATTTAATTATTAGGAAAATAGCGAAAAATATATTTGACATTCAAATAAAAAAAGTGATAGATTATATATTGATATTATAATGTGATATTTTTTTTATATATAAGTGATATTCATTAATTAATTTTTTGTATTACCTGCCTATTGATTTCTCGTTTTGAATAATGTAGGAGGTTTTGACTTATTTGACTTATTTAAGGAGGAGATTTTTATGCCGACTTATACTTATGAATGTGTAAAATGCGGTCATCGTTTTGATTATTTTCATTCGATTACAGCAAATCCTAAAGTTGTATGTGAAAAATGTAAAGGGAAATGTGAGCGTTTGATTGGTAATGGAGCAGGGATAATCTTCAAAGGAAGTGGTTTTTACGAGACGGATTATAAGAAAAAAGGTAGCAATGGCAACGGTTCTCACAAAACAAGTACAAGCACAAGTTCCAATAATGGAAATGGAAAAACTTCAACAGAGACTAAAACAAGCAATAAGGAAACTACTTCAACATCAAAAACTTCATAACAAAATAATGCCCACATAGTAATAATTTTTGGTGCATTCTTTTTAGAATGCACCAAAAATTGTTTTATAATTACATTTTCTAATTTCTGAAACTATTTAAAGGGAAAAGACTATGACCAACGAAGAAGTAAAACAATTAGCTGACCAATATCTTATAAACACTTATGGTTCTCGGAATCTTACCTTAGTGCGGGGTAAAGGGACCCATGTATGGGATGCAGACGGTAAAGAGTATATCGATTTGTTTTCAGGAATTGCCGTTTGTAATTTAGGACATTGTCATCCTGCGGTTACGCAAACTATTACTGAACAAGCAAACAAATTGTTGCATGTGTCCAATTTATACAACATAGAACCGCAAGTTTTATTAGCGAAAAAGTTAAGTGAATGTTGTTTTGCTAAAAAATGGTTCTTTTGTAATGGTGGAGCAGAAGCCAATGAAGCAGGGATAAAAATTGTGCGGCGTTACTGGACTATTAAGGGAATGTATAAACCTCATATTATTACTGCAGAACAGTCTTTTCATGGTCGAACTTTAGCTACCATTACAGCGACGGGACAGCCTAAATATCATAAAGGATTTGAACCCATGATGCCAGGATTTAGTTATGTCCCTTATAATGACCCTTCTGCATTGGAAAAGGCTATCACGAAAGAAACCGGTGCTGTATTATTAGAACCTATTCAAGGTGAAGGGGGTATTCGGCTCCCTTCTCCCAACTACTTAAAAGAAGTCCGTGAGATTTGTAATCAACACAATATTTTGTTGATTTTTGACGAGGTTCAAACGGGATTAGGCAGAACAGGATATTTATTTGCCCATCAGGGATATGGTGTAGAACCGGACATTATCACTTTAGCCAAAGGACTGGCAAATGGGGTGCCTATTGGTGCAATGGGTTGTACAGAAGAGGTAGCACAAGGTTTTAGCCCCGGCTCTCATGCGTGCACTTTTGGGGGTAATCCTTTAAGCACAGCAACCGCCTTAACGGTTATGAATGAACTAACCCAACCCGGATTTCTGGATAAAGTTCAAAAATTAGGGAATTACTTTATCGATGAACTTCAAGAACTTGCGAAATCCCATAGCAAAATCAAAGAGGTTCGTGGACGAGGGTTAATGATTGGGATGGAATTTGATGAACCCGTATCTCCTCTTATAAGTCAATTATTATCACAAGGTATAATATGTGGTTCTGCAGGACCTAATGTGTTGAGGTTTCTGCCCCCATTAATTATAGAAAAAGATGAATTAACAGTAGCATTAAAAGCACTACAAAAAGCATTAGGAGTTCTGGGATGGTAAAAGACTTTCTTTCCTTTCTCGATTTCTCTACCGAAGAAATTCACAAGATATTAAATCTTGCCCATGAATTAAAAATCTTGCAGAAGAAGGGTCTCCCCCATCGTTGGTTACGGAGCAAAACACAAGCCATGATTTT
The nucleotide sequence above comes from Candidatus Hydrogenedens sp.. Encoded proteins:
- the glnA gene encoding type I glutamate--ammonia ligase; this translates as MYKDLTPKDVLKMIKEKNIVFVDLRFMDFPGLQQHFTFPVSEINEEVFESGIGFDGSSIRGWQSIHESDMLVLPDPRTAFVDPFSNIPTLVLYCNILDPITKERYTRDPRNIAQKAENYLLSTGLADTCYIGPEAEFFIFDDIRFDQTPNSGYYFIDSNEGIWNSGRDEKPNLGYKLRYKEGYFPIPPSDETYNIRSEMVKLMLDCGINVECHHHEVATGGQAKIDMRYAPLTQMADQLTLYKYIIKNVAKKNGKTVTFMPKPLFSDNGSGMHCHISLWKGGKPIFAGNKYAGLSQEAIWFIGGLLKHAHALVAITNPTTNSYKRLVPGYEAPVNIAYSARNRSACCRIPMYSPSPKAKRIEFRVPDPSCNPYMAFAALLMAGLDGIQNKIDPGEPMDKDLYDLPPEEKALIPQVPGSLAEALNALSKDHEFLTKGDVFTEDVLKTWIEYKRVREVEAVNLRPHPYEFMLYFDI
- a CDS encoding P-II family nitrogen regulator, with the protein product MKKIEAIIKPFKLEEVKEALAEIGCKGLTVSEVKGFGRQHGHKELYRGAEYVVEFLPKIKIEVVVVDEMVETVVKAILKSASTGRIGDGKIFIMPVEEAIRIRTGETGDIVVS
- a CDS encoding zinc ribbon domain-containing protein gives rise to the protein MPTYTYECVKCGHRFDYFHSITANPKVVCEKCKGKCERLIGNGAGIIFKGSGFYETDYKKKGSNGNGSHKTSTSTSSNNGNGKTSTETKTSNKETTSTSKTS
- the mfd gene encoding transcription-repair coupling factor, with the translated sequence MSVSLLRFKVISQIIEQIEKSSWVQIAGPWGVGKSVIPYLIHSELNKPLLVIASDNHGAEEIYEDFITFTSEEDCAFFPPWETLPTDFIDPAEDIVSERLHLLTRIISGKQVPKIIVTSIRSLLQVVPTREALEKQRLQLNKEQEYNLEDLTTLLINSGYQREASVSQHGEFSRRGGILDIFPYARELPVRLEFFGDIIESIREFDPETQKSIAPLEYVDVILKTEKDLIIKNSSLQQKNYLLDYLSRDTLIIWEEPLNIFKESRKIESEFGENLYTFTQDEIAGKFRELKNIEIASLSLPERSAPRIIIPMDSLQIWTKNLNEFWEQLKQWDIEQYHVRILCNTHSEQLRMHELISKQGYRLDKDSFDLKIEMGRIRPGCIYSDEKFVLLSEKELFGRKFVRRRGRFFRKGSRIYSLSDLKPGDYVVHEIHGIGKFTGLYRLENKSSDYLAVVYRDGDMLYIPVTQLDQIRKYIAGEDVTPNLDKIGGKTWSKTKDKVRESVKQFAEELLKLYAKRHHCKGFAFSPDTPWQRQMEEAFDYDETPDQYQAIEETKRDMETPQPMDRLICGDVGFGKTEVAIRASFKAVMDGKQVAVLAPTTVLVHQHWHTFQERMAGFPIRIESLSRLRTTKEIKQVLEGLITGEVDIVIGTHRLLSKDVQFKDLGLLIIDEEQRFGVRHKEQLKKLREHVDTLTLTATPIPRTLQFCLSGIRDMSVINTAPNDRLPIHTCIANYSPEIIKEAIERELRREGQVYYLHNRVQTIEYTAMKIQQLVPNARIGIGHGQMSKNELEKVMTAFINREIDVLVCTTIIASGIDIPNVNTIIVDRADRFGLSELYQIRGRVGRYKHRAFAYLLIPSDRALTKDAQERLKAIQDFSTLGSGLQVALKDLEIRGAGDLLGPEQSGHINAVGFDTYRELIEEAIAEMKGQPLIRKKLPPFETTIQARILDDYISNSLEKMQWYQRISTAQTPEECEDLIEELKDRYGPIPMPVENLVKIMKSRVLAVDLGVKKLVLNKNFLYIQFDTYHPVSTLRKKYAFEIFGKEIEMGLEEYPYLECSIDDTPEKYLNLLITYLEKLHDEGV